A single Candoia aspera isolate rCanAsp1 chromosome 7, rCanAsp1.hap2, whole genome shotgun sequence DNA region contains:
- the LDHB gene encoding L-lactate dehydrogenase B chain — MASLKDKLVTPITPPCTQPNNKITVVGVGQVGMACAVSVLEKGLCDELALVDVVEDKLRGEMLDLQHGSLFLKTPKIVADKDYSVTANSKVVVVTAGVRQQEGESRLDLVQRNVNVFKFIIPQVVKYSPNCIILVVSNPVDILTYVTWKLSGLPKHRIIGSGCNLDSARFRFLMAEKLGIHPSSCHGWVLGEHGDSSVPIWSGVNVAGVCLQELNPEMGTDQDPENWKKVHKQVVDSAYEVIKLKGYTNWAIGFSVANILESILKNLSRIHPVSTMVKGMYGIEHEVFLSLPCVLGAAGLTSVINQKLKDNEVAQLQNSATTLWNVQKDLKDL; from the exons ATGGCTTCCCTCAAGGACAAACTGGTCACCCCAATTACCCCACCATGCACTCAGCCGAACAACAAGATCACCGTGGTGGGAGTCGGCCAGGTGGGCATGGCCTGTGCTGTCAGTGTCCTGGAAAAG GGTCTCTGTGATGAACTTGCTCTTGTGGATGTCGTGGAAGACAAACTGAGGGGAGAAATGCTGGATCTACAACATGGAAGTTTATTTCTTAAGACACCTAAAATTGTAGCAGACAAGG aTTATTCCGTGACTGCTAATTCAAAGGTGGTGGTGGTTACTGCTGGTGTCCGCCAGCAGGAAGGAGAAAGCCGTCTTGACCTAGTTCAGAGGAATGTGAATGTCTTCAAATTCATTATCCCCCAGGTTGTGAAATACAGCCCAAATTGCATCATTCTGGTGGTTTCAAACCCAG TGGACATCCTGACCTATGTGACGTGGAAGCTTAGCGGCCTGCCGAAGCATCGTATCATTGGCAGTGGCTGTAACCTTGATTCAGCTCGGTTCCGCTTTTTGATGGCAGAAAAACTGGGCATCCATCCCTCCAGCTGTCATGGCTGGGTCTTGGGAGAACATGGCGATTCCAGTG TACCGATCTGGAGTGGGGTAAACGTAGCAGGTGTTTGTCTCCAGGAACTGAACCCAGAAATGGGGACTGACCAAGATCCAGAGAACTGGAAGAAAGTCCACAAACAGGTGGTTGACAG TGCCTACGAAGTGATCAAGCTGAAAGGCTACACCAACTGGGCCATTGGCTTTAGTGTGGCTAATATTTTGGAAAGCATTCTGAAGAACCTTTCTCGAATTCATCCAGTGTCCACCATGGTAAAG GGCATGTACGGCATTGAACACGAGGTGTTTCTGAGCCTGCCATGCGTGCTGGGAGCTGCTGGGTTGACCAGTGTGATCAATCAGAAGCTGAAGGATAACGAAGTGGCTCAACTCCAGAACAGCGCCACCACGTTGTGGAACGTCCAGAAGGATCTCAAGGATCTGTAG